A DNA window from Pontimonas salivibrio contains the following coding sequences:
- the prmC gene encoding peptide chain release factor N(5)-glutamine methyltransferase, producing MAESFPDTLDQAISRLRVAGVASPEADAWSLIAAVTGLGRGQVQAKALIHPDLLDEKQLVQLEQWLSRREAREPLWRITGLAPFLELELEVGSGVFTPRPETELLAHQAIAEAEAMVPVGQGVSVVDLCAGSGAIGLAIVHRVAHTHLVAVESSPEAAEYLRRNAECFAPDRSEVLVADIGDVVHTVADHTADLVVSNPPYLVEGVDPLDVETAQFDPPAALFSTGQGLDVIYRVVDIAAKLLRPGGVVFIEHGIDQGPATRQALQAAGFRNPQTEADLLGRERFSRAVASG from the coding sequence GTGGCCGAATCTTTTCCAGACACTCTGGATCAGGCCATTTCCCGCCTCCGCGTGGCCGGTGTGGCCTCACCGGAGGCAGATGCCTGGTCACTCATTGCGGCAGTGACTGGCTTAGGTCGCGGTCAGGTACAAGCCAAAGCTCTGATCCACCCCGACCTGTTGGATGAGAAACAGTTGGTCCAACTGGAGCAGTGGTTAAGCAGGCGAGAAGCTCGTGAGCCGCTGTGGCGCATCACCGGTCTGGCACCCTTTTTAGAGCTTGAACTAGAGGTGGGCTCTGGGGTGTTTACTCCCCGGCCCGAAACAGAACTGCTCGCCCATCAGGCCATTGCGGAGGCGGAAGCCATGGTCCCCGTGGGGCAGGGTGTGTCGGTGGTGGATTTGTGCGCGGGGTCTGGAGCTATCGGGTTGGCCATAGTCCACCGTGTGGCGCACACCCACCTGGTCGCCGTGGAATCGTCACCGGAAGCCGCAGAATATTTACGCCGTAATGCTGAGTGTTTCGCGCCAGATCGCAGTGAGGTGCTCGTGGCCGACATCGGGGACGTGGTGCACACCGTAGCTGATCACACCGCGGACCTTGTGGTGTCAAACCCTCCCTATTTGGTTGAAGGTGTTGACCCGTTAGATGTCGAAACAGCACAGTTCGACCCGCCCGCAGCGCTGTTTAGTACCGGCCAAGGCCTCGATGTGATTTACCGGGTCGTCGACATTGCCGCAAAGCTGTTGAGGCCAGGCGGGGTGGTGTTCATCGAACACGGCATCGACCAAGGCCCGGCCACCCGGCAGGCACTTCAGGCTGCCGGGTTTCGCAACCCTCAAACCGAAGCGGATTTGCTAGGTCGGGAGCGCTTTAGCCGAGCTGTGGCGTCCGGGTAA